From the Agromyces laixinhei genome, the window CATCGTGGGCGACGGGGCATCCGACGCCCTGCTCGTCGTGCCGTCACCGGCCGGCGAGCCCTTCACCCAGCAGATCGCCCGCGAACTCGCCGCCGAAGCGCACCTCGTGTTCGCCTGCGGGCGCTACGAGGGCATCGACCAGCGCGTCGTCGACCACTACGCGACGCGCATGCGCGTGCGGCTCATCAGCCTCGGCGACTACGTGCTGAACGGCGGCGAGGTCGCCGTGATGGCGATGATCGAGGCCGCCGGGCGGCTCGTGCCGGGTGTCGTGGGCAACCCCGAGAGCCTCGTCGAAGAGTCACACGAAGACGGTCTGCTCGAATACCCGAGCTACACGAAGCCGGCCACGTGGCGGGGGCTCGAGGTGCCGCCGGTGCTGCTCTCGGGCAACCACGGGGCGATCGCCGACTGGCGCCGCGAGCAGCAGCTCGAGCGCACACGGCGGGTGCGCCCGGAACTGCTGGGCGAGTAGGCCTCGCCTGAGGCGACTCAGGCGGTGACGCTCGGCGTTCCGTCGGGCTCCGCGGCGCGGGCGAGGAGCTCCTCGATGCGGCCCCTGCACCCCCCGCACCCCGTGCCCGCTCGGGTCTCGC encodes:
- the trmD gene encoding tRNA (guanosine(37)-N1)-methyltransferase TrmD, yielding MRIDIVTIFPEFFSVLDLSLLGRARQSGLIEVTAHDLRDATHDRHRTVDDTPYGGGAGMVMKPEPWGEAVDRIVGDGASDALLVVPSPAGEPFTQQIARELAAEAHLVFACGRYEGIDQRVVDHYATRMRVRLISLGDYVLNGGEVAVMAMIEAAGRLVPGVVGNPESLVEESHEDGLLEYPSYTKPATWRGLEVPPVLLSGNHGAIADWRREQQLERTRRVRPELLGE